One genomic region from Reichenbachiella ulvae encodes:
- a CDS encoding sulfatase, which yields MISDAKPLTILFVTLLFYSILIANGQSRKSKQAISSIQQTQNFIKKNAQLNVLFIAVDDLRPELNFYGANHIQSPNLDHLASESIVFDRAYCNIPVCGASRTSLMTGVRPTRKRLLNAQTQKDIDLPDVVSLPMLLKQNGYKTISNGKIYHHKQDDLSAWDEIWHPDQLWDFALPENQQLRKETKRGLPVEAADVADSVYRDGRLAKKVIADLNKLKGQNQSFFLTMGVAKPHLPFTAPKRYWDMYDRKDIKLPESYIQPESTPQQAFHKYGELRQYEGVPKSGDLSEELAKELIHGYYACVSYIDAQIGLVLDELENLGLAENTIVILWGDHGWNLGDHQLWCKHVTFEKALRTPLILKVPGKTSGQRTEAITEYIDVYPTLAELVGLDAPETAVGQSMVPILNGQESEKDWAVSKFKDAVTLIKGDLFYTEWTDDQGIDYARMLFDHKTDPLELDNLAEKEEYAAMVESLAKELREKWGENFLD from the coding sequence ATGATATCAGATGCGAAACCTTTAACAATACTGTTTGTAACCTTACTGTTTTATTCAATTTTGATAGCAAATGGGCAATCTAGAAAGTCTAAACAGGCTATTTCCTCAATTCAGCAGACCCAAAACTTTATAAAGAAAAACGCACAGCTAAACGTCCTTTTCATAGCAGTAGATGATTTGAGACCTGAGTTGAATTTCTATGGTGCAAACCATATTCAATCTCCAAATCTAGATCACCTAGCAAGTGAAAGTATCGTTTTTGATCGGGCCTACTGCAATATACCAGTGTGTGGAGCCTCAAGAACAAGTTTAATGACAGGTGTTCGTCCTACTAGGAAACGCCTGCTCAACGCTCAGACCCAAAAGGATATTGATCTTCCTGATGTTGTGTCGCTTCCTATGCTACTCAAACAAAACGGTTATAAGACCATTTCGAATGGGAAGATATACCATCACAAGCAAGACGATTTATCAGCGTGGGACGAAATATGGCACCCAGATCAATTGTGGGATTTTGCTTTACCTGAGAACCAGCAGCTGAGAAAAGAAACAAAAAGAGGCTTGCCTGTAGAGGCTGCAGATGTGGCGGATTCTGTCTATCGAGATGGGAGGTTGGCCAAGAAGGTGATCGCTGATTTGAATAAGCTTAAAGGCCAAAATCAATCTTTCTTTTTGACGATGGGAGTGGCTAAGCCACATCTGCCATTTACTGCTCCCAAGAGGTACTGGGATATGTATGATAGAAAAGATATCAAGCTCCCTGAGAGCTATATCCAACCAGAAAGCACACCCCAACAAGCTTTTCATAAATATGGAGAACTACGACAATATGAGGGTGTTCCCAAAAGTGGAGATCTATCAGAGGAATTAGCCAAAGAGCTAATTCACGGGTATTATGCATGTGTGAGCTATATCGATGCTCAGATTGGTCTGGTGCTGGATGAATTAGAGAACTTGGGATTAGCAGAAAATACCATTGTCATTCTTTGGGGAGATCATGGATGGAATCTAGGCGATCACCAACTTTGGTGCAAACACGTAACCTTTGAAAAGGCACTTAGAACACCTTTAATCCTGAAAGTTCCTGGGAAAACAAGTGGACAAAGGACGGAAGCTATCACTGAGTACATTGATGTCTATCCTACTTTGGCAGAATTGGTAGGGCTGGATGCTCCCGAAACAGCAGTTGGGCAAAGTATGGTGCCAATCCTCAATGGACAGGAAAGTGAGAAAGACTGGGCAGTTTCCAAATTCAAGGATGCTGTCACATTGATCAAAGGAGATTTGTTTTACACCGAATGGACAGACGATCAAGGTATTGACTATGCACGGATGCTTTTCGATCATAAAACTGACCCCTTGGAATTGGATAATCTCGCTGAGAAAGAGGAGTACGCGGCTATGGTTGAAAGTCTTGCCAAAGAACTCAGAGAAAAGTGGGGAGAAAATTTTTTGGACTGA
- a CDS encoding YesU family protein, whose translation MMKIPATIWTTSAVFPFFWMLSGSVEAQNQKAFDAINQAEDWNLVLNDPCTEDWTEQWTLDGRIATVGNTVEGMHFSAGPEAKNDAHHAVLWTKESYEGDIKIEYDYIRNDSATKYVTILYIQATGDGEGQFAENISEWNAFRQVPAMRKYFENMNLLHVSYAAFGNNGDGFYYVRARRYPKPEDKGFNVTRIEPSYDYNGYFKTGQEYHITAIKSDNILFFKIESADGTELLVWDLSDVSPVNKGRVGLRHMYTRSAVYKNFKIYTKD comes from the coding sequence ATGATGAAGATACCTGCGACAATATGGACAACAAGTGCGGTTTTCCCTTTTTTTTGGATGCTATCAGGATCGGTAGAGGCTCAGAATCAGAAGGCGTTTGACGCCATCAACCAAGCGGAAGATTGGAACCTGGTGCTAAACGATCCATGTACAGAAGATTGGACAGAACAATGGACACTTGATGGTCGGATAGCTACCGTAGGAAATACCGTAGAGGGTATGCATTTCTCTGCAGGACCAGAGGCCAAAAATGATGCCCACCATGCTGTGCTATGGACGAAGGAATCGTATGAGGGAGACATTAAAATCGAGTACGATTACATTCGTAATGACTCAGCCACCAAGTATGTGACGATATTGTATATCCAGGCCACTGGCGATGGAGAGGGGCAGTTTGCCGAAAATATATCAGAATGGAATGCATTTCGCCAAGTACCCGCCATGCGTAAGTATTTTGAGAATATGAACCTATTGCATGTGAGTTATGCAGCCTTCGGAAACAATGGAGACGGATTTTATTATGTGCGGGCGCGACGGTATCCAAAACCTGAAGATAAGGGCTTTAACGTTACACGCATCGAACCTTCCTATGATTACAATGGCTATTTCAAAACGGGCCAAGAATACCATATCACCGCTATTAAATCAGACAACATACTGTTCTTTAAAATAGAAAGCGCAGACGGTACAGAGTTGCTTGTATGGGATTTGTCAGACGTAAGTCCTGTGAATAAAGGCAGGGTGGGATTGAGACACATGTACACCCGTTCTGCCGTTTACAAGAATTTTAAAATTTACACCAAAGATTGA
- a CDS encoding BNR repeat-containing protein, with protein sequence MNLSRAVSRPEDTSSWHNINEKMKFRHLLSITIALLGSNSTFSQSTNEYVNYFSNNAFGNPIVGKAGEHYKGVTYVAYQGEKEDSYVAAYHHETRKWIGPYKAGTSLLGKTPGMKIDNHGKPTLVVDGEGYIHVVFGGHGGTKDLGENTLGNYFKGKQIHVKTKKPMDISSWEVVDNITPFGTYSQFLKMDNGDIYLIFRHGAHRSNWVYQISKDNGRTFTPKVSFLDAKPTEEDVNDWDSWYIDLARGEGNDILVSYNYHFCKSSKKGHDGERHHGYFMKLDTDSKEWFNVKGEKLAIPVTKEQADTMTLVKNTGDLWNHIGKVGLSKDGLPRVSWYEGEHDGSKHGGPKQLVGYQWTGSQWIGSRSNLPIEARGEIRAISIDSVSYLLGSMQQNMGEVAWWHGVDGGVNFSKGEVLLKHNGEKITLSHFIRNSHPDAMILATQKIKGTDYSKIFLLGENGAIERTKNEADILEIE encoded by the coding sequence ATGAATTTATCACGTGCAGTGTCCAGGCCGGAGGATACCTCATCGTGGCACAATATCAATGAAAAGATGAAATTCAGACATTTGCTTTCGATCACCATAGCGCTGCTTGGTTCAAACTCAACGTTTAGTCAATCAACCAATGAATATGTCAACTACTTCTCCAACAACGCCTTTGGAAATCCAATCGTAGGCAAAGCTGGAGAGCATTACAAGGGGGTGACCTACGTCGCCTATCAAGGCGAAAAAGAAGATTCCTACGTAGCAGCGTACCACCATGAAACAAGAAAATGGATAGGACCCTACAAAGCTGGGACGAGTCTGCTGGGTAAGACACCCGGAATGAAGATCGATAACCATGGCAAGCCAACTTTGGTAGTGGATGGCGAAGGCTATATCCATGTCGTTTTTGGGGGGCATGGGGGAACCAAGGATTTAGGTGAAAACACCCTCGGCAACTACTTTAAAGGAAAGCAAATCCATGTGAAGACCAAAAAGCCGATGGACATCAGCTCTTGGGAGGTAGTGGACAATATAACACCATTTGGTACATACAGCCAATTCTTGAAAATGGACAATGGTGATATTTATTTAATATTCCGACATGGGGCACATCGGAGCAATTGGGTCTATCAAATATCCAAGGACAACGGTCGCACTTTTACCCCAAAAGTATCTTTTCTAGATGCCAAGCCCACAGAAGAGGACGTCAATGATTGGGATTCATGGTATATCGATCTGGCACGAGGTGAAGGAAACGATATACTGGTCTCCTACAACTACCACTTTTGCAAGAGTTCTAAGAAGGGGCATGATGGAGAACGGCACCACGGGTATTTCATGAAGTTGGACACAGATAGCAAGGAATGGTTCAATGTGAAAGGCGAGAAGCTAGCTATTCCCGTTACCAAAGAGCAGGCAGACACGATGACGCTAGTGAAGAATACCGGTGATCTATGGAACCATATCGGAAAGGTAGGATTGAGTAAAGACGGGCTACCTCGTGTGAGCTGGTATGAAGGTGAGCATGATGGCTCCAAACATGGCGGACCCAAGCAGTTGGTTGGCTATCAATGGACAGGGAGCCAATGGATAGGATCAAGAAGCAATTTGCCTATAGAGGCCAGAGGAGAAATACGTGCCATTTCCATAGACTCAGTCAGTTATTTGCTGGGCTCTATGCAGCAAAATATGGGTGAGGTAGCCTGGTGGCATGGTGTCGATGGAGGGGTCAACTTTAGCAAAGGAGAGGTGCTTTTGAAGCATAACGGAGAAAAAATCACACTCTCTCACTTTATTAGAAACTCCCATCCCGACGCGATGATCCTAGCAACTCAAAAAATTAAAGGGACGGATTATTCGAAAATCTTTCTCCTAGGAGAAAACGGAGCGATTGAGAGAACTAAAAATGAAGCCGATATTCTAGAAATAGAATGA
- a CDS encoding alpha-L-rhamnosidase-related protein, giving the protein MKKLLLSILFWLFTNCINAADWGDAQWIWQEADGPSNTWMSFRKTVKLEEVPVYVEAQISVDSKFWLWINGEMVMFEGGLSRGPSQAEEWDRKNKITPTNSWYETVDIQPYLKEGENTIALLVWYWGRETHKGTHIDSGKGGLLFHAQIGEQSVVSDSSWKAIQHPGYNNVIAPASKNLVQYSILFDARKSMGDWSSEAWYTAGYYDQDWPIAAEKGGLGTAPWYDVEKNIVPQLINHGLKDYVNHEELKLPFVSEGVTIECKLPFNQQVTPYLEIEAEAGDTIFITTDNRLNKINATYITKAGKQAFESFSWFNGHKVQYTIPAGVKVIALKYRWMSVGEMVGQFNVNDPFYSRLWTMGNNTLFVCARDNFMDCPDRERALWIGDVADQTGYLFYSMDDAGRQLLKKAILQTTSFSQDSVLGALGPLRVRELVCQSLQFIAQVVWPYYLNTGDRETLEIAYPYVYDYLNLFPMLDSGLPEYRKGKSPDSWNWLDWGVKNTVDEQPIQMAFYYLALKEAKKMAEVIGNEEHAKWYEERMSSMKPAFDKAFWKDGFYSTDSEKLKDDRANAIAIVSGIAKPEYYDQIVDNVLMPNRFSSPHFEWMAEEAMCIAGRYTESLQRMKEQYQSQVDREGMTTLYEMFPNGGSYNHAWNAPNTILSKYIAGVEPTDTAWSEYKIMPHLEHFTSLNKTIPTVKGNIDLEIDKGDTEYQLKLNSPKGTTAIIGVPKDGKVVRQLQVNGVVVWKKGKAKAAMEGVSFIGEDHEFITCSVQAGGYLIVAQYQ; this is encoded by the coding sequence ATGAAGAAATTATTACTATCAATTTTGTTTTGGCTTTTTACCAACTGTATCAATGCAGCAGACTGGGGGGACGCCCAGTGGATCTGGCAGGAGGCTGATGGCCCATCCAACACTTGGATGAGTTTTAGGAAAACAGTTAAGTTGGAGGAGGTCCCCGTTTATGTAGAAGCGCAAATCTCTGTTGATAGCAAATTTTGGCTTTGGATTAACGGTGAGATGGTGATGTTCGAAGGTGGGCTATCCCGGGGGCCTAGTCAAGCTGAGGAGTGGGATAGAAAAAATAAAATCACTCCTACCAATAGCTGGTACGAAACTGTGGATATACAACCTTACTTGAAAGAAGGCGAGAATACGATTGCTCTATTGGTCTGGTATTGGGGGCGAGAGACACACAAAGGAACCCACATTGATAGTGGAAAAGGAGGGCTACTCTTTCATGCTCAGATTGGAGAACAATCCGTAGTATCTGATAGTTCATGGAAGGCTATCCAGCATCCGGGGTATAACAATGTCATAGCGCCCGCCAGTAAAAACCTGGTACAGTACAGTATCTTGTTTGATGCAAGAAAAAGTATGGGGGACTGGTCTTCGGAGGCCTGGTATACAGCAGGGTACTATGATCAGGACTGGCCAATAGCTGCCGAAAAAGGTGGTTTGGGTACTGCTCCGTGGTACGATGTGGAAAAGAATATTGTCCCTCAGTTGATCAATCACGGTTTAAAGGATTATGTTAATCATGAAGAGCTAAAATTACCTTTCGTGAGCGAAGGCGTGACCATTGAATGTAAACTCCCATTTAATCAACAGGTCACACCTTATTTGGAAATTGAGGCAGAAGCTGGAGACACCATTTTTATTACCACAGACAATCGACTCAACAAAATCAACGCCACCTACATTACCAAAGCAGGTAAGCAGGCTTTTGAAAGTTTCTCATGGTTCAATGGACATAAAGTACAATACACAATTCCAGCAGGGGTGAAGGTAATCGCCCTGAAGTACCGATGGATGAGCGTGGGCGAGATGGTGGGGCAATTTAATGTGAATGATCCCTTTTATTCTCGACTGTGGACAATGGGTAATAATACACTTTTTGTTTGTGCGCGTGATAACTTCATGGATTGTCCTGATAGGGAACGAGCCCTATGGATCGGAGATGTGGCGGATCAGACAGGTTATTTATTTTATTCGATGGACGATGCAGGTCGGCAGCTGTTAAAGAAAGCCATACTTCAAACTACATCCTTTAGTCAGGATAGCGTACTGGGTGCTCTTGGCCCACTTAGAGTGCGCGAGTTGGTATGTCAGAGTCTCCAGTTTATTGCTCAGGTAGTTTGGCCATATTACTTAAACACCGGAGATAGGGAGACACTTGAGATCGCATATCCTTATGTTTATGACTATTTGAACTTGTTTCCTATGCTGGATAGCGGATTGCCAGAGTACAGAAAGGGGAAAAGCCCAGACTCATGGAATTGGTTAGACTGGGGAGTGAAAAATACAGTTGACGAGCAGCCTATTCAGATGGCTTTCTACTATTTGGCATTGAAGGAGGCCAAGAAAATGGCTGAGGTGATCGGCAATGAAGAGCATGCGAAATGGTACGAAGAGAGGATGTCTTCTATGAAGCCAGCCTTCGACAAGGCATTTTGGAAAGATGGGTTCTACAGCACAGATTCAGAAAAGCTCAAAGATGATAGAGCTAATGCAATTGCTATCGTTTCAGGAATAGCTAAACCAGAGTATTATGACCAAATAGTGGATAATGTATTGATGCCAAATCGTTTTTCGAGTCCCCATTTTGAGTGGATGGCAGAGGAAGCGATGTGTATCGCCGGGAGATATACAGAGTCGCTACAGCGGATGAAAGAACAGTATCAAAGTCAAGTGGATCGTGAAGGAATGACTACCCTATATGAAATGTTCCCCAATGGCGGTAGTTACAATCATGCATGGAATGCCCCCAACACCATTCTTTCCAAATACATAGCAGGCGTAGAGCCCACGGATACAGCCTGGTCAGAATACAAGATCATGCCTCATCTCGAGCATTTCACGAGTTTGAATAAAACCATTCCGACAGTGAAGGGAAACATCGATTTGGAGATTGATAAAGGTGATACCGAATATCAATTGAAATTGAATTCACCAAAAGGGACGACAGCCATTATCGGTGTGCCAAAAGATGGAAAAGTGGTGCGCCAATTGCAAGTCAATGGAGTGGTGGTTTGGAAAAAAGGGAAAGCTAAAGCGGCAATGGAAGGTGTATCATTCATAGGCGAGGATCATGAATTTATCACGTGCAGTGTCCAGGCCGGAGGATACCTCATCGTGGCACAATATCAATGA
- a CDS encoding sulfatase, whose amino-acid sequence MKVSNGRLVIIMSILLLVGSCAIKPRKETKPNILLINIDDMGWKDVGFMGSEYYETPNIDELSTAGMVFTNGYAASANCAPSRACLMTGLWTPRHGIYTVNSSERGASKNRKLIPTPNTTTLAKEHTIIPEVLRKNGYVTCHAGKWHLSENPLEYGFDINIGGGHNGLPKSYYPPYKNVKIEEGENEYLTDLIMEKALEFVDTTAAPFFLYYSPYAIHVPIDPVKSLVEKYKNKEPSNGQDHAEYATMVENLDRNIGLLVDKLKAKGIFDNTLIVFTSDNGGLYAVTKQPPLRAGKGSYYEGGIREPFFFVYKDRVKANVTSDVPITNLDIFPTILSYAGIHNPELKLDGDNLSSILEGKESELNRPLFWHFPIYLQAYNKTMNETRDPLFRTRPGSVVRQGVWKLHYYFEDNEVELFNLSEDIGERNDLSTVEAEKKEELLSLLENWWEETNAPIPTEMNPDYKGQIHRILN is encoded by the coding sequence ATGAAAGTTTCTAACGGCAGATTAGTAATTATTATGAGCATCTTGCTCTTAGTTGGTTCATGTGCGATTAAACCAAGGAAAGAAACCAAACCCAATATTCTCCTTATCAATATTGATGATATGGGGTGGAAAGATGTTGGTTTTATGGGGAGTGAATATTACGAAACCCCGAATATCGATGAGCTTTCAACCGCCGGAATGGTGTTTACCAATGGATACGCAGCTTCCGCCAATTGTGCACCCAGCCGTGCTTGTTTGATGACCGGACTTTGGACACCACGTCACGGTATTTACACGGTCAATTCTTCTGAAAGGGGTGCTTCAAAAAATCGGAAATTGATACCCACTCCAAACACCACTACGCTGGCCAAAGAGCATACGATCATACCCGAAGTGCTTCGAAAAAATGGATATGTAACTTGTCATGCGGGAAAATGGCATCTAAGTGAAAATCCATTGGAATATGGTTTTGATATCAACATTGGTGGAGGACATAATGGACTTCCAAAGAGTTATTATCCTCCGTATAAGAATGTGAAAATTGAAGAAGGAGAAAACGAATATTTGACAGACCTGATCATGGAGAAAGCATTGGAGTTTGTGGACACCACGGCTGCTCCATTCTTCCTTTATTATTCTCCTTACGCCATTCACGTACCAATTGATCCTGTCAAGAGCCTGGTGGAAAAATATAAGAACAAAGAACCGTCGAACGGTCAAGACCATGCCGAATATGCTACCATGGTGGAAAACCTGGATCGTAATATCGGACTGTTAGTAGATAAACTAAAAGCGAAAGGAATATTCGACAATACCCTCATTGTTTTTACTTCTGACAATGGCGGATTGTATGCAGTAACCAAACAGCCACCGCTGCGTGCAGGTAAAGGCAGTTACTATGAGGGAGGCATTCGCGAGCCGTTTTTCTTTGTGTACAAAGACAGAGTAAAAGCAAATGTCACCAGTGATGTCCCAATCACCAATTTGGATATTTTTCCAACGATTTTGAGTTATGCCGGAATCCATAACCCTGAGTTGAAACTCGACGGTGACAACCTGTCTTCCATTCTTGAAGGCAAGGAAAGTGAGTTGAACCGTCCGCTTTTTTGGCATTTTCCAATCTACCTGCAGGCATACAACAAAACTATGAATGAAACACGTGACCCATTGTTCAGGACGCGCCCTGGCTCAGTGGTACGTCAGGGAGTTTGGAAGTTGCACTATTATTTTGAAGATAATGAAGTCGAGCTCTTTAATCTATCAGAGGATATAGGTGAACGAAATGACCTATCTACAGTTGAAGCGGAAAAGAAGGAAGAACTACTAAGTCTACTCGAAAACTGGTGGGAAGAAACGAATGCGCCTATTCCTACGGAAATGAATCCAGATTATAAAGGTCAAATTCATCGGATTTTGAATTGA
- a CDS encoding arylsulfatase, with translation MNKQLVNFLFVSGLLAAIVSCEGPSTASDQDAKSAPKPNIIFILADDLGYGDLSLTGQTNFKTPFIDQLAEDGMFFTQHYSGSTVCAPSRSTLMTGMHTGHTFIRGNKEIRPEGQHPLDSSAVTVAKLLQSAGYVTGAFGKWGLGYPGSDGDPNNQGFDEFYGFNCQRLGHNYYPYHLWQNQTKVMLEGNAGDKKETYAPDIIHQKAVEFLEKNKDTSFFMYYPSIIPHAELLVPDSLLQKFRGKYLPEKAYAGVDDGPSYRKGPYGSQRESHAAFAAMVYLLDKQVGEIRQKLEELGIAENTLIIFSSDNGPHKEGGADPDYFNSNASFKGYKRDLYEGGLRVPTIACWPNKIKTNTTSDHISAFWDFLPTLCDIAGVQPPENIDGISFLPELLGAEQAKHKYLYWEFPMRGGKQAVRFGDWKGIRLNMTENPDAPIELYDLATDPGEEYNVADENPEVLQEIATIMSKEHTYSEVFSFEFEKNKNEY, from the coding sequence ATGAATAAACAACTAGTCAATTTTTTGTTCGTGTCAGGATTACTGGCCGCCATTGTTAGCTGCGAAGGTCCGTCAACAGCTAGCGATCAAGATGCTAAAAGCGCCCCTAAACCCAACATTATTTTCATTCTTGCCGATGACCTGGGTTATGGAGATTTAAGCCTTACAGGTCAAACAAATTTTAAGACACCATTCATTGACCAACTGGCAGAAGACGGGATGTTTTTTACCCAGCATTATTCCGGATCAACTGTCTGTGCACCCTCCCGTTCCACATTGATGACCGGTATGCATACGGGTCATACCTTTATTCGTGGGAATAAAGAAATCAGACCAGAGGGACAGCATCCGTTGGACTCATCTGCAGTGACGGTTGCTAAATTGCTACAGTCTGCCGGCTATGTGACGGGAGCATTTGGAAAATGGGGGTTGGGCTATCCCGGATCAGATGGAGACCCAAATAATCAGGGTTTTGATGAGTTCTATGGCTTCAATTGTCAGCGTTTAGGACATAATTACTACCCTTATCATCTGTGGCAGAATCAGACTAAGGTTATGCTTGAAGGTAACGCAGGGGATAAAAAAGAAACGTATGCTCCTGATATCATCCACCAGAAAGCAGTGGAATTTCTGGAGAAAAATAAGGACACCTCTTTCTTCATGTATTATCCATCCATTATCCCCCATGCGGAGCTGCTCGTTCCTGATAGCTTGCTCCAAAAGTTCCGTGGGAAATACTTACCTGAAAAAGCGTATGCTGGGGTTGATGACGGACCAAGTTATCGAAAAGGGCCTTATGGCTCTCAGAGGGAATCTCATGCTGCTTTTGCTGCTATGGTTTATTTGCTTGATAAGCAGGTCGGGGAGATTAGGCAAAAATTGGAAGAACTTGGAATTGCAGAAAACACCCTGATCATTTTTAGTTCGGACAATGGACCCCACAAAGAAGGGGGTGCTGATCCTGACTACTTCAATAGCAATGCGAGCTTCAAAGGCTACAAACGTGATTTGTATGAAGGAGGATTAAGAGTACCCACGATTGCCTGCTGGCCCAATAAGATTAAGACAAATACTACTTCCGATCACATTTCCGCATTCTGGGATTTTTTACCCACACTATGCGATATCGCAGGTGTGCAGCCACCTGAAAATATCGATGGTATTTCCTTTTTACCAGAGCTCTTAGGCGCAGAACAAGCAAAGCATAAATATCTCTATTGGGAATTTCCAATGCGAGGGGGTAAGCAAGCGGTTCGGTTTGGGGATTGGAAAGGCATTCGACTGAATATGACTGAAAATCCCGATGCGCCAATTGAGCTTTATGATTTGGCTACTGATCCTGGTGAGGAATATAATGTGGCGGATGAAAATCCGGAGGTCTTACAGGAGATCGCCACTATTATGAGTAAAGAACATACCTATTCCGAGGTGTTCAGCTTTGAATTTGAAAAGAATAAAAACGAGTACTAA
- a CDS encoding family 43 glycosylhydrolase gives MMKSFLFLSLFTLILYSQAQDPIVEHMYTADPSARVFNDTLYVYPSHDPDTATWFNMADWHVFSTTDMENWTDHGVAFSLEDLSWANRYAWAPDCIGRNGKYYFYYPVEKSMIGVAVSDKPTGYFKDPLDSALIHINSKGVVCDRDFIDPAVFIDDDDQAYLYMGQHTVNAIKLNEDMISYDGEVHHLESTLGFFEAIWMHKYDGKYYLSYVSTSRELKYCIGDSPLGPFEYQGVLLPPMNSGTSHHSIVEYKGEWYLFYHNANLYYQNNPEVTPGTGLKPGRGPHRFRRSMTFQKLVYNEDGTIQKVNPYE, from the coding sequence ATGATGAAATCATTTCTGTTTTTAAGCCTTTTCACATTAATCCTCTACAGTCAGGCGCAAGACCCGATTGTTGAGCATATGTACACAGCTGACCCTTCGGCACGCGTATTCAACGACACGCTTTATGTATATCCATCTCATGACCCGGATACTGCCACCTGGTTCAATATGGCAGACTGGCACGTTTTTTCCACCACAGATATGGAGAATTGGACGGATCATGGGGTAGCTTTCTCGTTGGAAGATCTCAGTTGGGCCAATCGCTATGCGTGGGCTCCTGATTGTATCGGTAGAAATGGGAAATACTACTTCTATTACCCCGTAGAAAAGAGTATGATCGGTGTGGCTGTTTCGGATAAACCTACTGGCTATTTCAAAGACCCCCTGGATTCAGCTTTGATCCATATCAATAGCAAAGGTGTAGTGTGTGATCGTGATTTTATTGATCCTGCGGTTTTTATAGATGACGATGATCAGGCCTACTTGTACATGGGACAGCATACTGTCAATGCAATCAAGCTCAATGAAGATATGATCTCCTATGATGGAGAAGTGCATCATCTGGAAAGCACGCTAGGATTTTTCGAAGCGATTTGGATGCACAAGTATGATGGAAAGTATTATTTGTCGTATGTGAGTACTAGTCGTGAATTGAAATACTGCATCGGCGATAGCCCATTAGGCCCGTTTGAATATCAAGGTGTACTACTGCCACCAATGAACAGCGGCACAAGTCATCACTCGATTGTGGAATACAAGGGTGAGTGGTATTTGTTTTATCACAACGCCAATCTCTATTATCAAAACAACCCTGAGGTTACGCCGGGAACGGGACTGAAACCCGGGCGGGGGCCACATCGCTTTAGGCGCTCAATGACCTTTCAGAAGCTCGTATACAATGAAGATGGCACGATTCAAAAAGTAAACCCTTATGAATAA